The Ziziphus jujuba cultivar Dongzao chromosome 7, ASM3175591v1 genome includes a region encoding these proteins:
- the LOC107424672 gene encoding uncharacterized protein LOC107424672, which produces MERSPRHGRTSNPYSSTLSKNRRSGYEPSDTETDFQESPWHDHGRKNEDTLVSEGPRLMEFDLQRKTDSLNRSRRHSSRFELDISSSRKNDIESPARRRYNSKSPYKPSRDDNDEVHSPLPLTPPSEFIGNVSPLSKSVGTRFRSPHKPGREGNDLDEDEIVIPTRKQNQRPPAMDDNEEQLQLVEVARWTKKPNYSRRSVTAPRQRLRNYQEIQHKVEAKPAPLSKAVIQKQVEPAPYAKKPSIGEINEMVANAKLSRIPACNSPIFESTDSFATGDIFFSREGSVVALPKNVLAKNGGLESLYVPKPNIISERDSASHLRSREASNFEQNARVTSSSIGLSQTTTTSSSAISRQSSGGLSFGSGRMSNGSARTTESMRKFTDNRIKSQSDAWFACMWKGPCSRSKSPKRQAFDEAAYIQKAYVVEHLNQFWADKHQPGSLNGFTCHKQEAQLLRQLVSEDTCPHILLKGPTGSGKRSLAMALLREIYGDACRNISYDLRYFQVQEQRPTEVVVPIASSAYHLELNVHLEQNAIYALLGLVREISKDYEITPEISDANFKANYKVIVLYGVDKAAENIQHLIKWILDCYTDACKLVLCCEDDSNIIESVKNRCKVIKIDAPVTHEIMEVLTQIARKEDFDLPMSFAAKIATKSKQNLRKAIMALETCKAHNYPFMDDQPIQLGWEEVLAEVAAEILSDPSPKRLLLIRGRFQKLLSDFVHPKLILQKLVELFLRGIDCSIKRELYYWHAYYDKRLPAGTSALLKLEEFMVKFMSIYRKRCNHRHYM; this is translated from the exons ATGGAGAGGTCACCACGGCATGGAAGAACCTCTAATCCTTATTCTTCGACGTTGTCGAAGAACAGACGAAGTGGTTACGAACCGTCTGATACAGAGACGGATTTCCAAGAAAGTCCATGGCATGATCATGGTCGAAAGAACGAAGATACTTTGGTTTCCGAAGGGCCAAGATTAATGGAGTTTGATTTGCAGAGAAAAACCGACTCTTTGAACCGTAGCCGGAGGCATTCGTCCAGGTTTGAACTCGATATCTCTTCTTCTAGAAAGAACGATATAGAAAGCCCTGCTCGTAGGAGGTACAACAGCAAGTCACCGTATAAGCCTAGTAGAGATGATAATGATGAAGTTCATTCCCCTTTACCTCTTACACCTCCATCTGAATTTATTGGAAATGTTAGTCCTTTGTCAAAATCTGTTGGAACGAGATTTCGTTCACCTCATAAACCTGGTAGAGAAGGAAATGATTTGGATGAGGATGAGATTGTAATTCCAACTAGAAAGCAGAACCAGAGACCGCCTGCTATGGATGATAACGAAGAACAGCTACAGCTTGTTGAGGTCGCTAGATGGACCAAGAAACCAAACTATAGTCGGAGATCAGTGACTGCCCCAAGACAAAGGCTAAGAAATTATCAGGAAATTCAGCATAAAGTGGAGGCAAAACCAGCACCATTGTCGAAAGCCGTGATTCAGAAACAAGTAGAACCTGCTCCATATGCAAAAAAACCTTCCATCGGCGAAATTAACGAAATGGTTGCGAATGCAAAGCTTTCTAGAATTCCTGCTTGTAACTCTCCGATTTTCGAAAGTACAGATTCCTTTGCAACAGGTGACATCTTCTTTTCTCGTGAAGGTTCAGTTGTGGCATTGCCAAAGAATGTTTTAGCGAAGAATGGTGGTCTTGAAAGTCTTTATGTTCCAAAACCCAACATAATTTCTGAAAGAGATTCTGCATCTCATTTGAGAAGTCGAGAAGCGAGCAATTTCGAACAGAATGCTCGAGTGACTTCATCCAGTATTGGTTTATCGCAAACGACTACGACCTCCAGCTCTGCTATAAGTAGGCAGAGCAGTGGTGGACTTAGCTTTGGTAGTGGTAGGATGAGTAATGGAAGTGCAAGGACAACTGAGAGCATGAGAAAATTCACAGATaatagaataaaaagtcaatcagATGCATGGTTTGCTTGTATGTGGAAAGGACCTTGTAGCAGATCAAAATCACCTAAACGTCAAGCATTTGATGAGGCTGCTTATATTCAGAAGGCCTATGTTGTTGAACATCTCAATCAGTTCTGGGCTGATAAGCATCAACCTGGTTCCTTGAATGGATTCACTTGCCATAAGCAAGAAGCTCAACTTCTCAGGCAACTG GTATCCGAAGACACCTGTCCCCACATTTTGCTCAAAGGACCTACTGGTTCCGGGAAAAGATCCCTGGCAATGGCACTTCTACGAGAAATATATGGTGATGCATGTCGGAAT ATATCTTATGACTTGAGATATTTTCAGGTTCAG GAACAAAGACCAACAGAAGTGGTTGTTCCAATAGCATCCAGTGCTTATCATTTGGAGCTCAATGTACACTTGGAGCAAAATGCTATTTATGCATTATTGGGTTTGGTCAGAGAAATAAGCAAGGACTATGAAATTACTCCTGAGATTAGCGATGCTAATTTCAAGGCCAATTACAAAG TAATAGTCCTGTATGGCGTGGACAAAGCAGCAGAGAACATTCAACATTTGATAAAATGGATTCTGGACTGTTACACAGATGCTTGTAAACTGGTACTCTGCTGCGAAGATGATTCAAACATAATTGAATCAGTAAAAAACCGTTGCAAAGTCATTAAAATTGATGCTCCTGTGACTCATGAA ATCATGGAAGTTCTTACTCAGATAGCAAGAAAAGAAGACTTTGATCTCCCCATGAGCTTTGCTGCTAAGATTGCTACTAAATCGAAACAGAACCTGAGAAAAGCAATCATGGCTCTTGAAACATGCAAAGCACACAA CTATCCTTTCATGGATGACCAACCAATTCAACTTGGATGGGAAGAGGTTCTAGCCGAAGTTGCTGCAGAAATCCTATCCGATCCATCACCCAAGAG GTTGCTTTTAATCCGGGGAAGGTTTCAAAAGCTTCTATCTGATTTTGTTCACCCCAAACTGATCCTACAG AAGCTGGTGGAACTGTTTCTAAGGGGAATTGATTGTAGTATAAAAAGAGAACTTTACTATTGGCATGCATATTAT GATAAAAGACTACCAGCGGGAACAAGCGCTTTACTGAAACTAGAAG AATTCATGGTCAAGTTCATGAGCATATACAGGAAACGTTGCAATCATCGTCATTATATGTAG